ACAGGACTCCTTTCTCTACCTGGGAGTCACTTTCCTGAATGCTAAAATTCATCCTGCCTatattccttctcccttccttatCTGGATTCTTAAAACAGTTCACATATTTCATCTCATTTTATGGATTTCTCATTCAAACTTTCTCTTGCATATTACTTGCATGTGCAGTTTacaacctcttaaaaaaaaaaaattgctgttcacCTGATACTGCTACTAGTTGCTGTAGATTGGCTCATTAAATCTTTCAGCACTGGATATCGGAGATCTTGTTTTAATCTAAACCATGCCCTAGAAAATTAAGTTGTTAGTTATGGTGATGTGCTGACTGCATGCCAGCAGCCTAATCTACGGTTATTTCACTGAATGCTTGCGCTACAGGAGAACACTACAATGCTGATCAAGTTAGAAGTTTTAAATTTATTCAAGGATAAATTTAAGACTTCACCTGGTTTAACTCCATTAGCGCAGTGGAACTAGTTGAGAGGTAAATCTGGCAGAGGCATCTCAACAGAATGCTTTAtatcttgtgggttttttctctCGCTTACCTGACTTTATTTTGGCTTCGAGCCATTTTTTGAGACATTTCTGATGAACAAACTGCAGGCTTCCCACACAGCCACATGGCTCTAGCAGTGGATTTGTAGGAGAACCCCCAGCAATCTGACATATACGACACTGATCTCCTTCTTCTCCCGAGTCTTCTGCCAGGACGCTATTAAGACATAACAGAATAAATGAAAAACTTCTCTCAGCAAAGTCTAGAGTCAAATAATGGACAGTATCTTTGCACTAATGTTTTAGGATTTGGAGAGACTTTGCTAAGGACTTCTACTAAATGATGGTGACCTGAAAGTATAATACACAACAGTCTGGGATTAATGTGTTTCTTAAAGCTGGTAATTGGGCAAAGGGAAAACGTTATAGTCTCTAAATCCTTTCCATGCTTTTGTGTAATCAACCTCTGACGTTTTGTTGTTGAGAATTATCCAGCCACTCTTCTTTGAGAAGAATGGGGGTGGTTGAATACTGTATTTGAAGCATGAGGGATATGCTTCTGCTGAATACTCTCTTCCCTAAGTTGTGCTGGTACtgcatgcatattttaaatatttgtcctATGCCCTTTCTTTCTAGAAGCCTTTCTAGACTTGTGGTGGTGCAGGGAGAGTTTATTTCTTGGTTAAGAGTGAtattttaatcaagaaaaaataatgttATATAACAAACAATTTTAAAGACTTTCTAATTATGAATGATGGATGAAAGCAAGCAAACTACTTACTGATTGTAATTTAACACTTTTTGCATGAAATTTGATGTCTAAATTGGGTTTCTCTTTAGTAAGTAGAATTCTGAACCGGAAAAACATGAGCCTTGGATTTCACTCTAGATCAACTAATTCTGTAAAATGAATATCTGAATatgaaaaatcaaaccaaacttATTATCGTCTCCCTTCTTAACGCACTTAAACCCTAGCCACATGGAGCTTCATCTCTGTCCTTAATTTTGACCATCTACTAATAGCCCTCCATGCTACATACATGATACCTCAGAAAATCAGACTCTCCAAGTTAACCTCACCAACAGAATGGATTCCTCCCCTCTTTTCCATCCCCTTCTAGCTGTGGTTTGGTTTGCCCAAATGTTTTCctttgggaaggaaggaaaaggcttcTGGCTGACAGGCTGGAGACCTGTTTAGATGAGTATTTACAGCCTTTTAGTGCAAAGCTGGAAAAACCTGTAGCTGTCCATTTCATTCTAAATGTTACCTCCACATAGTATGGCACCTGTAGTTCTGactttccttaattaaaaaaaaaaaagttccagtcTGAAACTTCTGGCTGACTGACTGCTATGTTCCCTGGGATAAGTGACAAACTTCAAAATAGAGACAGCTGGTTTATTTCTAAGGAAGCTGAcaacagaaatgtttttcttggtAACCTCTCTGAGTCTAATTGCTTAAGCAGTTTCTTGAGACAGAGCGAGCAGCTTGCTGATTACAATGAGCAGCAGGGAAACCTATTGCTCCTCCATTCTGCCTTTATTTGAAAGTCTCTGCAGTCGAAGAAATTAGTCTACTTACACCACAGATAGAAAACAGGACAagcaaacacttaaaaataactcTGTCAAACAAAGCTGTGCCTCTTAAAACTTGAACTTTTGATTATGGATGAAATACACAAAGCAGCTGAGTGTAAAAGGACTTGGTGCTGGTTAAACAGGATCTATCCCAAAGGCGCAAGCCCTACAGAGGAACAAAGCAGCAAGTTTTAGGACTGTCTCTCACTACCATGTATACCAGTGCTGAAAGAGCACACTTGTGGATTGTGGTGGGCTCTGTCACATTGAGGAATCTATTTTTGCCTCCAACTTGGTAACAGTAAAACCACAAGCATCTCTCATGTCACCGCCCAAAAAGCTTCAGCAATACTTGCTAACGTTCTTCAGGAATAAAGCAAGCGTGTGTGTGTGACTGGTAGAAGAAGTATTGTGAGGCAAACACCATCTTCTTCACTGAGTAGTTCTCAGTGTCTCCAGTGAATGACAACTGTAACCACTTTAATACTGGCATGCCCCACCTACTAAAAGTCAGGGCTGTCATGAATAGCTGATAAAGACTGAAACGCAGCTGGAAGAACTATGAACTTTCTTTTTGTACGTTTCCAACCGTATAGAGAACTTGAAAGAGGAATTCATGCTCTAGCTGCCATGTGTTTATACACTGTAGAGCTTGCACACACATTCAATGTATTCCTCACCTTTCCTGCAGTTGTTTAAGTTTCTCTTGATCTGCCTGTGGCTTCTTCACTTCCTCTGTGCTCGCTGACTGGGAGGCGGTCGTGTTGCTCACGGTGCTACTTAAATTTTGTAACGCCAGTGCTGCTGGCAAAGCAAATGGCAACTGATCATACAAAGCAGAAGCTGCCTGGAGATCTGGAGCGAATCTTGTCTGAAACAAAGATGGGCTGGAAGAATCTAGAGATAAAGAACTAAGTGAATTTTGTAAGCTCTCGCCATCGTGTGAGGCACCACTGGGAGATGAAGTGTTTAAACTGTCTCTGATACTAGCTTCCAGTAAGCTGCTGTCTTCAGGTATACTGTGAAGAGGCGGTGGAACATCAGAACTTCCTGGAGTAGACAGACAGTCCCTATTGCGCAAAAAACACAAAGGTGCATGCATACTGAATTTTGAACTGCCATCCAAATTCAGTGTTTGTGGAGAAACTGTTGCTGCGCTCCTGTTTGTTGAGGATGCTGGTCTATGGGCAGACTGAGCTAAGGACCCTTGACGGTTAAGTGCAGAATGTAGTAATGGTATGGGAACTGTGGACATGGACGAAGTAACGGAGCCACCGTAACGCTTTCGACTGTGTTCATCAGAACGCCATTCTCTGCAATGATAGTGGGCACTAGCCCTGTCTGTGGAACTAGCATTACTGTGCATCTTTGGAATAGATGAATTAGTTGGTCTGCTTTCAAATTCAGAAGGCTCTGCATCTTCTATATAATTCCCATCTGGAGCGTGCAACTTGTCACTGTCCCTAGATTTTCGCTGCTGTGGTTCAGCAGCAGtgacttttaattttttctttcttaaaagccAATGGGAAGATTTCCCTCGTTTAGATGAAACAGTTTTATCATCTGCACCTTCTGCCAAGGTCTGTCGTTCACCTTGTGCTAAAGATACTTCACCAGATCTGTGGCTCTGTCCCAGAGTACTAGGAAACGTGCTAACATTCGGAGGAAGACTTTCTTTCTCTAACTGAGTGCCATCTTTGGTATCTTCCATTTCTTCGTGAGAATCTTTCATGTTCAAGTGCTGAATAGAACAAAAACTTTTCCCTCTGGAGCTGAAAGAGGCTCTCTTATGGCGCAGAAGTGATAAACCACTCAATTTGTTTGTTGTACAGGAACCACTAGTTTCCTGGGAGGTAGATGTGGATGGCTGAGCTTGTGCCTGCGCAGGAACacttcctattttgttttttctctcaagCCCCCTGCGATCTAGATTGAGCTTAGAGGACTGTGTTAAACTCTTTCTTCCTAGAGATCTCTCCCTTTTCTCAAATGCAGTTTCACTTGATGGTCCTGCACAGTCCTGTGGAACGCCAAGATCtgtgttcaaaataaaaacaactgtcAAAACGCTGTTTTACTTGTGCATCCAGTGTTTAGCGCATGTTTGGAGTGACGTACAAATATTATTCTGCTACTGACGTCATGGCACAGTCAGTTATTGGTTAGTCTAGTTCTAGCAGGCTCCTTGTTAACAAAATGGATTTATTCATCAACTCTAGAATGCAAAGTCAATATTGCTTGTCTGGTAGGGCACGTGTAGGAGCATGTGAAGAAAGCTAATAAATCCTACTAAATGATGTACTGGCACCTACAAAGTCCAATTAATACTTACCTTCTTCCTGGAATGTGTTCTGGCCCATCCAGTCCTTACTTTGAATGTGCAGTTTCAGAAGAAACTACCTCTACATGAGCAATAGAAAAATGTATTGCCTGCTTGTGTtagcattttttaatttgtttcataGTGTTAAGAGACAAAACTCTGAAAATCCTATCTCGCTTGCTTGTTATGCAGTAATACAAACTCTTAGTGAGCACTTTAATCTGTCCCATTTTGAATGTGAAGCTGAGTTGGTTTTCAGAAAGTACTCTGGGGGAGGCCTGCGCTGTTTGTTACAATCCTCAAGGGCACCATGCAGAAGAACTGTGTGTTAACATTTATACACAAAACCATATGTTACGATAACAAACCAAAAAAGTTTTACGGGTTCTACTTATTATCTTACAAAGCATGTCACATAAAACATCAAGAAATCTGACAAATCTCATGAGATGACTGGGAGACCTGTCTCTTTGTTTAGTGCAAGAATATAAATTGACTGGATAAAAATCAAAGAACTGTTTCCATTCTTCGGCACCATGTGAAGCCTGAGAAGGTACTCATAGCTCAAAATATATAAAAGGGGTAGGGAACAGGCATCAGTTGACCCGTACCaaatcaaaagaaacaaatttttgaaaaggCCATTACTAACCCATCTGAATGGAAGTGCTCAAATACTAGTT
The sequence above is a segment of the Struthio camelus isolate bStrCam1 chromosome 25, bStrCam1.hap1, whole genome shotgun sequence genome. Coding sequences within it:
- the MARCHF10 gene encoding probable E3 ubiquitin-protein ligase MARCHF10 isoform X2; the encoded protein is MVSTASLCPSDSSSGQKFLCSLGRVWRETPRFTRSHLSKLRGFIRLRHRSPQEAAFVSQRENRGARNVCQTSANECSGSEQRSAIKSSGNKLGFRFPILDKISVKQKLKPSLKKVEKSVLDPNKVTADLGVPQDCAGPSSETAFEKRERSLGRKSLTQSSKLNLDRRGLERKNKIGSVPAQAQAQPSTSTSQETSGSCTTNKLSGLSLLRHKRASFSSRGKSFCSIQHLNMKDSHEEMEDTKDGTQLEKESLPPNVSTFPSTLGQSHRSGEVSLAQGERQTLAEGADDKTVSSKRGKSSHWLLRKKKLKVTAAEPQQRKSRDSDKLHAPDGNYIEDAEPSEFESRPTNSSIPKMHSNASSTDRASAHYHCREWRSDEHSRKRYGGSVTSSMSTVPIPLLHSALNRQGSLAQSAHRPASSTNRSAATVSPQTLNLDGSSKFSMHAPLCFLRNRDCLSTPGSSDVPPPLHSIPEDSSLLEASIRDSLNTSSPSGASHDGESLQNSLSSLSLDSSSPSLFQTRFAPDLQAASALYDQLPFALPAALALQNLSSTVSNTTASQSASTEEVKKPQADQEKLKQLQESVLAEDSGEEGDQCRICQIAGGSPTNPLLEPCGCVGSLQFVHQKCLKKWLEAKIKSGADLGAIETCELCKQSLTIDLDDFNVNEYYRNHHYSQAQNELTNLYLVLLFMFGNS
- the MARCHF10 gene encoding probable E3 ubiquitin-protein ligase MARCHF10 isoform X3, which encodes MDEAQERQKFIGSAPYIREVPYKMDSEHQTSANECSGSEQRSAIKSSGNKLGFRFPILDKISVKQKLKPSLKKVEKSVLDPNKVTADLGVPQDCAGPSSETAFEKRERSLGRKSLTQSSKLNLDRRGLERKNKIGSVPAQAQAQPSTSTSQETSGSCTTNKLSGLSLLRHKRASFSSRGKSFCSIQHLNMKDSHEEMEDTKDGTQLEKESLPPNVSTFPSTLGQSHRSGEVSLAQGERQTLAEGADDKTVSSKRGKSSHWLLRKKKLKVTAAEPQQRKSRDSDKLHAPDGNYIEDAEPSEFESRPTNSSIPKMHSNASSTDRASAHYHCREWRSDEHSRKRYGGSVTSSMSTVPIPLLHSALNRQGSLAQSAHRPASSTNRSAATVSPQTLNLDGSSKFSMHAPLCFLRNRDCLSTPGSSDVPPPLHSIPEDSSLLEASIRDSLNTSSPSGASHDGESLQNSLSSLSLDSSSPSLFQTRFAPDLQAASALYDQLPFALPAALALQNLSSTVSNTTASQSASTEEVKKPQADQEKLKQLQESVLAEDSGEEGDQCRICQIAGGSPTNPLLEPCGCVGSLQFVHQKCLKKWLEAKIKSGADLGAIETCELCKQSLTIDLDDFNVNEYYRNHHYSQVLALRKTDKTAHDLEFHQEASYLEYPFPCLLYPLCFLLLYTKLNNCMYVIQSFQ
- the MARCHF10 gene encoding probable E3 ubiquitin-protein ligase MARCHF10 isoform X1, with translation MVSTASLCPSDSSSGQKFLCSLGRVWRETPRFTRSHLSKLRGFIRLRHRSPQEAAFVSQRENRGARNVCQTSANECSGSEQRSAIKSSGNKLGFRFPILDKISVKQKLKPSLKKVEKSVLDPNKVTADLGVPQDCAGPSSETAFEKRERSLGRKSLTQSSKLNLDRRGLERKNKIGSVPAQAQAQPSTSTSQETSGSCTTNKLSGLSLLRHKRASFSSRGKSFCSIQHLNMKDSHEEMEDTKDGTQLEKESLPPNVSTFPSTLGQSHRSGEVSLAQGERQTLAEGADDKTVSSKRGKSSHWLLRKKKLKVTAAEPQQRKSRDSDKLHAPDGNYIEDAEPSEFESRPTNSSIPKMHSNASSTDRASAHYHCREWRSDEHSRKRYGGSVTSSMSTVPIPLLHSALNRQGSLAQSAHRPASSTNRSAATVSPQTLNLDGSSKFSMHAPLCFLRNRDCLSTPGSSDVPPPLHSIPEDSSLLEASIRDSLNTSSPSGASHDGESLQNSLSSLSLDSSSPSLFQTRFAPDLQAASALYDQLPFALPAALALQNLSSTVSNTTASQSASTEEVKKPQADQEKLKQLQESVLAEDSGEEGDQCRICQIAGGSPTNPLLEPCGCVGSLQFVHQKCLKKWLEAKIKSGADLGAIETCELCKQSLTIDLDDFNVNEYYRNHHYSQVLALRKTDKTAHDLEFHQEASYLEYPFPCLLYPLCFLLLYTKLNNCMYVIQSFQ